The following proteins are co-located in the Vigna unguiculata cultivar IT97K-499-35 chromosome 9, ASM411807v1, whole genome shotgun sequence genome:
- the LOC114163266 gene encoding subtilisin-like protease SBT1.5: MASPYHLRSSILVLLLVTASAWEEEKKTFIVQVQHDAKPSIFPTHRHWYESSLGEATSIIHTYETVFHGFSATLSAAEVENLESLSHVIALIPEQVRQLHTTRSPHFLGLNTADRAGLLKETDFGSDLVIGLIDTGISPESQSFNDRDLGLPPPNWKGQCVAGKGFPPNSCNRKLIGARYFCGGYEATNGKMNETLEYRSPRDTDGHGTHTASIAAGRYVFPASIMGYAKGMAAGMAPKARLAVYKVCWNAGCYDSDILAAFDAAVADGVHVVSLSVGGVVVPYHLDVIAVGAFGASEAGVFVSASAGNGGPGGLTVTNVAPWMTTVGAGTIDRDFPADVILGNGKVIGGVSVYGGPGLSPGRLYQLVYAGSDGYSSSLCLEDSLDPKSVRGKIVVCDRGVNSRPAKGQVVKNAGGVAMILANGPFDGEGLVADCHVLPATSVGAAGGDQIRRYISLASQLRSPPTATILFRGTRVGVKPAPKVASFSARGPNPVSPEILKPDVIAPGLNILAAWPSTIPPSSLPSDHRTTDFNILSGTSMACPHVSGLAALLKAAHPEWSPAAIRSALITTAYTLDNGGDGGTLLDESTGNASSVFDYGAGHVHPEKAINPGLVYDISTYDYVDFLCNSNYTAHNIRVITRKVADCSGAKRAGHAANLNYPSLSAAFQQYGKQGSRMSTHFIRTVTNVGDPNSIYRVTVAAPADTDVTVEPDTLAFRRLGQKLNFLVRVQTREVKLSPGSSTVKTGSIVWSDAKHTVTTPLVVTMHQPL, encoded by the coding sequence ATGGCTTCTCCCTATCATCTCAGAAGCAGCATTCTGGTTTTGCTGTTGGTGACAGCCTCAGCTtgggaagaagagaagaaaacattcaTAGTGCAAGTGCAGCATGATGCGAAGCCTTCCATCTTCCCCACGCACAGGCACTGGTACGAATCATCCCTGGGCGAGGCCACCTCCATAATACACACATACGAAACAGTCTTCCATGGATTCTCTGCAACTCTCTCCGCCGCGGAGGTGGAGAACCTGGAGTCACTCTCGCACGTCATAGCCCTCATACCCGAGCAGGTGCGCCAACTCCACACCACGCGCTCCCCTCACTTCCTCGGCCTCAACACCGCCGACAGGGCTGGCTTGCTAAAGGAAACCGATTTCGGCTCCGATCTTGTCATCGGACTCATCGACACCGGCATTTCACCCGAAAGCCAGAGCTTCAACGACCGCGACTTAGGCCTCCCTCCCCCCAATTGGAAGGGTCAATGCGTCGCCGGAAAAGGCTTCCCGCCCAACTCCTGTAACCGCAAGCTCATCGGAGCCCGCTACTTCTGCGGCGGTTACGAAGCCACCAACGGTAAAATGAACGAAACACTCGAGTACCGTTCTCCGAGAGACACCGACGGTCACGGTACCCACACCGCTTCCATCGCCGCCGGCAGGTACGTCTTTCCAGCCTCCATCATGGGCTACGCCAAGGGAATGGCCGCCGGGATGGCTCCCAAGGCTCGCCTCGCCGTCTACAAGGTCTGCTGGAACGCTGGCTGCTACGACTCCGACATCCTGGCCGCATTCGACGCCGCCGTAGCCGACGGCGTGCACGTGGTGTCTCTGAGCGTCGGGGGCGTGGTAGTGCCCTACCACCTGGACGTCATCGCTGTGGGGGCCTTCGGAGCCTCGGAGGCAGGCGTGTTCGTGTCTGCCTCAGCGGGAAACGGCGGCCCCGGAGGGCTGACGGTGACGAATGTGGCACCGTGGATGACGACTGTGGGGGCCGGAACCATAGACAGAGATTTCCCGGCGGATGTTATTCTTGGGAACGGGAAGGTGATTGGTGGAGTGAGTGTGTACGGCGGGCCGGGTCTGAGTCCGGGTCGGCTGTACCAGCTGGTGTATGCTGGGTCTGATGgctactcttcctctctctgCTTGGAAGATTCCTTGGACCCTAAATCCGTGAGGGGTAAGATTGTTGTCTGTGACAGAGGCGTCAATTCAAGACCTGCCAAAGGCCAAGTCGTGAAGAATGCCGGTGGTGTTGCCATGATTTTGGCCAATGGCCCCTTCGATGGAGAAGGTCTGGTTGCTGACTGCCACGTCCTCCCGGCCACTTCCGTCGGTGCCGCCGGGGGCGACCAGATTCGAAGATACATCTCTTTGGCCTCACAGTTACGGTCGCCACCCACCGCAACCATCTTATTCAGGGGCACGAGGGTTGGGGTTAAGCCAGCGCCAAAGGTGGCATCTTTCTCGGCCAGAGGGCCTAATCCGGTCTCCCCTGAGATTTTGAAGCCCGATGTGATTGCGCCTGGACTGAACATTCTTGCGGCCTGGCCTTCTACCATTCCCCCTTCTTCCCTTCCTTCTGACCACCGTACCACTGACTTCAACATACTCTCCGGCACCTCTATGGCCTGCCCTCACGTCTCTGGTTTGGCTGCTCTTTTGAAAGCGGCCCACCCTGAGTGGAGTCCCGCCGCCATAAGATCTGCTCTCATCACCACTGCCTACACTCTCGACAATGGAGGAGATGGAGGGACCTTGTTGGACGAGTCCACTGGGAATGCTTCTTCCGTCTTCGATTATGGGGCTGGTCACGTTCACCCGGAGAAGGCCATCAACCCCGGTCTCGTCTACGACATTTCTACCTACGATTATGTCGATTTCCTCTGCAATTCCAACTACACTGCCCACAATATTCGGGTTATCACCAGAAAGGTCGCAGATTGCAGTGGAGCAAAGAGGGCCGGTCACGCTGCCAATCTCAATTACCCCTCTTTATCTGCTGCCTTTCAACAGTATGGCAAACAAGGCTCACGCATGTCTACACACTTCATTAGAACTGTCACCAACGTTGGAGACCCCAACTCCATTTACAGGGTCACTGTTGCTGCCCCTGCCGACACCGATGTCACTGTTGAACCGGACACACTGGCTTTCAGGAGGTTGGGTCAGAAACTGAACTTCCTTGTGAGGGTGCAAACCAGGGAAGTGAAGCTTTCACCCGGGAGTTCCACTGTCAAGACTGGCTCCATAGTTTGGTCTGATGCCAAGCACACTGTCACCACTCCCTTGGTTGTCACCATGCACCAACCTCTCTGA
- the LOC114162500 gene encoding uncharacterized protein LOC114162500 produces MATSKSSFCFLVFLVSNGITLSFGDICQPKEAALFVFGDSIFDAGNNNYINTTADNYANFFPYGETFFNYPTGRFSDGRVIPDFLAEYAKLPLIQPYLFPGNQRYVDGVNFASAGAGALVETHQGLVIDLKTQLSYFNRVCKVLRQEVGDAETTILLAKAVYLINIGSNDYEVYLTQKSSVITPDKYVNMVVGNLSTVIKGIHKAGGRKFGVLNQPAMGCVPFVKALMNESKGCVEEASALAQLHNKVLSVELDQLKKQLTEFKYSYVDFFDLSLDLISNPSKHGFKEGDVACCGSGPYNGYFSCGGKGAVKDYNLCENPSEYVFFDSVHPTERADEIISQFMWSGNSSIAGPYNLKTLFQLKIEVKLMASSKFGFCFLVFLASYGISCCLSLGDVCEPKEHAALFVFGDSLFDVGNNNYINTTADNQANYSPYGETFFKYPTGRFSDGRVLPDFIAEYAKLPLIPPYLFPGNHRYVDGVNFASAGARALVQTHQGLVIDLKTQLSYFRKVSKELRQQLGNAETTALLAKAVYLINIGINDYEISLSENSSNTRTAEKHAEMVVGNITSVIKGIHEAGGRKFGIFNLPAAGCVPFVKALVNGSKGSCVEEASALPKLHNSVLYLELVKLKKELEGFKYSYVDYFTITFDVINNPSKYGLKEGDVACCGSGPHRGYYSCGGRREVKDYELCENPKQYVFFDSLHPTQSAHQIVSQLVWSGNQSIAAPYNLRSLFQP; encoded by the exons ATGGCAACTTCAAAATCCAGTTTCTGCTTCCTAGTTTTCTTGGTTAGCAATGGAATAACTCTCAGCTTTGGTGACATATGCCAGCCAAAAGAAGCTGCATTATTTGTATTTGGAGATTCAATATTTGATGCTGGAAACAATAATTACATCAATACCACTGCCGATAACTATGCAAATTTCTTTCCATACGGGGAAACCTTCTTCAACTATCCAACAGGCAGATTTTCTGATGGTCGTGTCATTCCAGATTTCTTAG CCGAGTATGCTAAGTTGCCTCTAATCCAACCCTATCTGTTCCCTGGTAATCAAAGATATGTTGATGGAGTCAATTTTGCATCTGCAGGAGCCGGTGCTTTGGTTGAAACCCATCAAGGACTG GTGATAGATCTTAAAACTCAACTAAGTTACTTCAATAGAGTCTGCAAGGTGTTGAGGCAGGAAGTGGGAGATGCAGAAACCACAATCCTACTGGCCAAAGCTGTCTACTTGATCAACATCGGAAGCAATGATTATGAAGTCTacctcacacaaaaatctagtgTCATTACTCCAGACAAATATGTAAATATGGTAGTTGGTAATCTTTCAACTGTGATAAAG GGGATACACAAGGCAGGAGGGAGGAAATTCGGGGTTCTCAATCAGCCAGCTATGGGTTGTGTTCCATTCGTTAAGGCTCTTATGAATGAATCTAAAGGCTGCGTGGAAGAAGCTTCAGCACTAGCGCAACTGCATAACAAGGTTCTTTCTGTGGAGCTTGACCAGTTAAAGAAACAACTAACagaatttaaatattcatacgTGGATTTCTTTGATTTATCACTAGACCTTATAAGCAACCCTTCAAAACATG GTTTTAAAGAAGGCGATGTTGCATGCTGTGGCAGCGGGCCTTACAATGGATATTTCAGCTGTGGAGGGAAAGGAGCAGTGAAAGATTACAACTTGTGTGAGAATCCTAGCGAGTATGTGTTCTTTGATTCAGTTCATCCCACTGAAAGGGCTGATGAAATTATTTCCCAGTTCATGTGGAGCGGCAACTCAAGCATTGCAGGCCCTTACAATCTCAAAACTCTATTTCAGCTA AAAATTGAAGTGAAACTCATGGCAAGTTCAAAATTCGGGTtctgttttttagtttttctggCAAGCTATGGCATAAGTTGCTGCCTAAGCCTTGGTGATGTTTGCGAGCCAAAAGAACACGCAGCATTATTTGTATTTGGAGATTCACTATTTGACGTTGGAAACAACAATTACATAAATACTACTGCTGATAATCAGGCAAATTACTCTCCATATGGGGAAACCTTCTTCAAGTATCCAACAGGCAGATTTTCTGACGGTCGTGTTCTTCCAGATTTCATAG CTGAGTATGCTAAGTTGCCTCTAATCCCACCCTATCTATTCCCTGGTAATCATCGATACGTTGATGGAGTCAATTTTGCATCAGCTGGAGCTAGGGCTTTGGTTCAAACCCATCAAGGACTG GTGATAGATCTAAAAACTCAGCTCAGTTATTTCAGGAAAGTCAGCAAGGAATTGAGACAGCAACTTGGAAATGCAGAAACCACAGCTCTGCTTGCGAAAGCTGTTTACTTGATCAACATTGGAATCAATGATTATGAAATCTCTTTGTCAGAAAATTCAAGTAATACACGCACGGCTGAGAAACATGCAGAGATGGTAGTTGGTAATATTACATCAGTGATCAAG GGGATACACGAGGCAGGAGGAAGgaaatttggtatttttaacCTACCAGCTGCGGGTTGTGTTCCATTCGTGAAGGCTTTGGTGAATGGATCAAAAGGTTCCTGCGTGGAAGAAGCCTCAGCACTGCCCAAACTACATAACAGTGTGCTTTACCTGGAACTTGTGAAGTTAAAGAAAGAACTAGAAGGATTTAAATATTCATACGTGGATTATTTTACCATAACTTTTGATGTCATAAACAATCCTTCAAAATATG GGTTGAAAGAGGGTGACGTGGCATGCTGTGGCAGTGGACCCCACAGGGGATATTACAGCTGCGGAGGTAGAAGAGAAGTGAAAGATTACGAGTTATGTGAGAATCCAAAGCAATACGTGTTCTTTGACTCTCTTCATCCCACCCAAAGTGCTCATCAGATTGTTTCCCAGCTTGTCTGGAGCGGAAATCAGAGTATTGCTGCTCCCTACAACCTCAGATCACTGTTTCAACCATAA
- the LOC114162810 gene encoding dnaJ homolog subfamily B member 3-like isoform X1 has translation MAKGGEKCNEELYEVLGIEKECTPSELKNAYKKLALKWHPDRCSGSHEEEGKKKFQAIQHAYSVLSDANTRLLYDVGVYDSDDDQTGMGDFLNEMATMMSQSKPIDNGEESFEEFQQLFGEMFQATAPASPTYIMTNGEGSRSNRRNSTEINFGKTENTSELNPSDQNFCLGALVVKILNFLAVQLHLNCCPCHGCDVIFY, from the exons ATGGCGAAGGGAGGAGAGAAATGCAATGAGGAGTTGTATGAGGTTCTGGGCATAGAGAAGGAGTGTACCCCATCTGAGCTCAAGAATGCCTATAAGAAACTTGCACTG AAATGGCACCCAGATCGTTGTTCAGGGAGCCACGAGGAAGAAGGGAAGAAGAAGTTCCAGGCAATCCAGCACGCCTATTCTG TCTTATCTGACGCCAACACAAGGTTACTGTACGACGTAGGTGTCTATGACAGCGATGACGACCAAACC GGCATGGGTGATTTCTTGAATGAAATGGCCACAATGATGAGTCAATCAAAACCCATT GACAATGGGGAGGAGAGTTTTGAGGAGTTCCAACAGCTCTTTGGAGAAATGTTTCAAGCCACTGCACCTGCTTCACCTACGTACATCATGACTAATGGTGAAGGTTCTAGATCAAATAGACGTAATTCCACTGAAATTAATTTTGGAAAGACAGAAAATACATCCGAACTCAATCCCAGCGACCAGAACTTCTGCTTAGGG GCTCTGGTCGTAAAGATTCTGAACTTCCTAGCTGTGCAATTGCATCTCAATTGTTGTCCATGTCATGGTTGTGATGTCATTTTCTATTAA
- the LOC114163766 gene encoding ethylene-responsive transcription factor RAP2-12-like → MCGGAIISDFIPAAVTARSRRITAGYLWSDLKKRTSEVIHSDDDFEADFRDFKDDSDIETDVDADHEVKPFAFSASSQRAVKSVAFNGGAEKSAKRKRKNQYRGIRQRPWGKWAAEIRDPRKGVRVWLGTFNTAEEAARAYDAEARRIRGKKAKVNFPEEASVKRSKVNPLGNRKIVQPNVHKFNAGNNQKDLPCPMDLMEQKPLVNQFADMGSFPGSGNGLRSLPSNDDVTLYFSSDQGSNSFDYADLGWSEKAPKTPEISSMLSAPLDRDSHFAQDANHQTNSQDVVSMQDDSSKTLSEELVDIESELKFFQMPYLGGSWDDTSLESLLSCDTTQDGGNLMNLWSFDDIPSMAGGVF, encoded by the exons ATGTGTGGAGGAGCTATTATCTCTGACTTCATTCCGGCGGCGGTCACTGCCAGGTCTCGCCGGATCACCGCCGGTTACCTGTGGTCGGATTTGAAGAAACGGACATCTGAGGTCATCCACTCCGATGATGACTTCGAGGCTGATTTTAGGGATTTCAAGGACGATTCCGACATCGAAACCGACGTCGACGCCGACCACGAAGTCAAACCCTTTGCTTTCTCCGCCTCTTCTC AGCGGGCAGTGAAATCTGTGGCATTCAATGGTGGAGCTGAGAAGTCTgcaaagagaaagaggaagaatcAATATAGGGGAATTCGTCAACGTCCTTGGGGGAAATGGGCAGCTGAAATCAGGGATCCAAGAAAGGGCGTTCGTGTCTGGCTTGGAACCTTCAACACTGCTGAAGAAGCTGCAAGAGCTTATGATGCTGAAGCACGGAGGATTCGTGGCAAGAAAGCCAAGGTGAATTTCCCTGAAGAAGCTTCCGTGAAACGTTCTAAGGTGAATCCACTGGGAAATCGGAAGATTGTTCAACCCAATGTTCACAAGTTCAATGCTGGGAACAATCAGAAGGACCTTCCCTGTCCTATGGACCTGATGGAACAGAAACCCCTAGTTAACCAGTTTGCTGACATGGGTTCATTCCCTGGCAGTGGAAATGGACTCAGATCTCTGCCTTCGAATGATGATGTGACCCTTTACTTCAGTTCAGATCAGGGGAGTAACTCATTTGATTATGCAGATCTTGGGTGGAGTGAAAAGGCCCCCAAAACTCCTGAGATCTCATCCATGCTTTCTGCTCCTTTGGATCGCGATTCTCATTTTGCACAGGATGCCAACCATCAGACTAACTCTCAGGATGTGGTATCTATGCAAGATGATTCTTCCAAGACCCTCTCTGAGGAGCTTGTGGATATTGAATCTGAGTTGAAGTTTTTTCAGATGCCTTATCTTGGAGGGAGCTGGGATGATACTTCATTGGAGTCCTTGCTATCTTGTGATACAACCCAGGATGGTGGAAACCTGATGAACCTTTGGAGCTTTGATGACATTCCTTCCATGGCTGGCGGAGTTTTCTGA
- the LOC114162810 gene encoding dnaJ homolog subfamily B member 3-like isoform X2: protein MAKGGEKCNEELYEVLGIEKECTPSELKNAYKKLALKWHPDRCSGSHEEEGKKKFQAIQHAYSVLSDANTRLLYDVGVYDSDDDQTGMGDFLNEMATMMSQSKPIDNGEESFEEFQQLFGEMFQATAPASPTYIMTNGEGSRSNRRNSTEINFGKTENTSELNPSDQNFCLGGGGAAPRYEEGSSMRRS, encoded by the exons ATGGCGAAGGGAGGAGAGAAATGCAATGAGGAGTTGTATGAGGTTCTGGGCATAGAGAAGGAGTGTACCCCATCTGAGCTCAAGAATGCCTATAAGAAACTTGCACTG AAATGGCACCCAGATCGTTGTTCAGGGAGCCACGAGGAAGAAGGGAAGAAGAAGTTCCAGGCAATCCAGCACGCCTATTCTG TCTTATCTGACGCCAACACAAGGTTACTGTACGACGTAGGTGTCTATGACAGCGATGACGACCAAACC GGCATGGGTGATTTCTTGAATGAAATGGCCACAATGATGAGTCAATCAAAACCCATT GACAATGGGGAGGAGAGTTTTGAGGAGTTCCAACAGCTCTTTGGAGAAATGTTTCAAGCCACTGCACCTGCTTCACCTACGTACATCATGACTAATGGTGAAGGTTCTAGATCAAATAGACGTAATTCCACTGAAATTAATTTTGGAAAGACAGAAAATACATCCGAACTCAATCCCAGCGACCAGAACTTCTGCTTAGGG GGAGGTGGAGCAGCTCCAAGATATGAAGAAGGGAGCTCCATGAGGAGGAGTTAG
- the LOC114195936 gene encoding translation initiation factor eIF-2B subunit alpha-like encodes MWWRSASFIMDRQQNEAALRGDTVAPTDSSVSNPNPNPNPSPNPKTSAYYETRAAHHGVVTSDWLAQAQAAIGPDPDPLPQLRPDPDKPFSVINEFNDWRKQPHLAEAVAAIRALAAVIRTSQATTMMQLEIELKKASDTLKSWDATSISLTAGCDLFMRYVTRTSALEYEDFNSAKSRLIERAEKFGEISYKARKVIAMLSQDFIFDGCTILVHGFSRVVFEVLKLAAQNKKLFRVFCTEGRPDRTGLRLSNELAKLDVPVKLLIDSAVAYTMDEVDMVFVGADGVVESGGIINMMGTYQIALVAHGMNKPVYVAAESYKFARLYPLDQKDLAPALRPIDFGVPIPSKVEVERSARDYTPPQYLTLLFTDLGVLTPSVVSDELIQLYL; translated from the exons ATGTGGTGGAGATCAGCGTCATTCATCATGGACAGGCAGCAGAACGAGGCTGCTCTCAGGGGAGACACCGTCGCTCCTACCGACTCCTCAGTatcaaaccctaaccctaatcctAACCCCAGCCCAAACCCTAAGACCTCTGCCTACTATGAGACCAGAGCAGCACACCACGGCGTTGTCACCAGCGACTGGCTGGCCCAGGCTCAGGCCGCCATTGGGCCGGACCCTGATCCTCTACCTCAACTCAGGCCCGATCCTGACAAGCCATTCAGCGTCATCAACGAGTTTAATGACTGGCGAAAACAGCCCCATTTGGCGGAGGCCGTCGCCGCCATTCGCGCCTTGGCCGCCGTGATAAGGACCAGCCAAGCTACCACCATGATGCAGCTGGAAATCGAGCTGAAGAAGGCCTCCGATACTCTGAAG TCGTGGGATGCCACCTCTATCTCTTTGACAGCGGGCTGTGATCTCTTCATGCGATATGTCACTCGGACTTCTGCTTTAGAATACGAAGACTTCAATTCCGCTAAATCTCGCTTGATTGAGCGTGCCGAGAAGTTCGGCGAAATCTCCTACAAG GCCCGCAAAGTTATCGCAATGTTGAGTCAGGATTTTATATTTGATGGTTGCACAATTTTGGTTCATGGTTTTTCCAGAGTTGTGTTTGAAGTCCTTAAATTGGCAGCACAAAACAAGAAATTATTTCGGGTCTTCTGcacag AGGGAAGACCAGATCGAACAGGATTGCGGTTGTCCAATGAGCTGGCCAAGCTTGATGTTCCTGTGAAACTACTAATAGATTCTGCTGTGGCATATACTATGGATGAGGTGGACATGGTTTTCGTAGGTGCAGATGGAGTTGTGGAAAGTGGGGGCATAATCAACATGATGGGAACCTACCAAATTGCATTGGTTGCACACGGTATGAATAAACCAGTTTATGTCGCCGCTGAAAGCTACAAG TTTGCTCGTCTCTACCCTCTTGACCAAAAGGATTTAGCCCCTGCTTTACGCCCTATTGATTTCGGTGTACCTATTCCATCCAAGGTTGAGGTTGAAAGGTCCGCGCGGGACTACACCCCTCCTCAATACCTGACTCTGCTTTTCACAGATTTAGGTGTTCTTACTCCATCTGTTGTCAGTGATGAGCTGATCCAGCTATACTTATAG